A DNA window from Actinomycetota bacterium contains the following coding sequences:
- a CDS encoding cytidylate kinase-like family protein: MAALVVTISSSYGAGGSIVGPRVAEELGLPYWDRAWAPEAVARAGGEAAREGLSLEEHADGVLRRLFTAAARMPAAVGAIAPPPTAPLSDEERFRAANEAGILDLVRRGGGVIRGRGAAAFLGRQPGCLHVRLDGPEATRLALGMRIEGIDEQEARRRLVATDRTREQYVRRFYSRDVHDPELYDLTLDTGETDLAACTGIIVEAARTHMNRQAT; the protein is encoded by the coding sequence ATGGCGGCCCTGGTCGTCACCATCTCATCCAGCTACGGGGCCGGCGGGAGCATCGTGGGCCCCCGGGTGGCCGAAGAGCTGGGACTGCCGTACTGGGACCGGGCGTGGGCACCCGAGGCGGTCGCCCGGGCGGGCGGTGAGGCAGCGCGGGAAGGCCTGAGCCTCGAGGAGCACGCCGACGGAGTCCTGCGCCGGCTCTTCACGGCCGCCGCCCGGATGCCGGCGGCCGTGGGCGCGATCGCTCCCCCGCCCACGGCGCCCCTCAGTGACGAGGAGCGCTTCCGGGCCGCCAACGAGGCGGGGATCCTGGACCTCGTCCGCCGGGGGGGCGGGGTCATCCGCGGCCGGGGGGCGGCAGCGTTCCTCGGCAGGCAGCCCGGATGCCTGCATGTCCGCCTGGATGGCCCCGAAGCCACTAGGCTCGCCCTGGGGATGCGCATCGAGGGCATTGACGAGCAGGAGGCGCGCCGGCGCCTGGTGGCGACCGACCGCACCCGGGAGCAGTATGTCCGGCGCTTCTACAGCCGCGACGTGCACGACCCGGAGCTCTACGACCTGACCCTGGACACCGGCGAGACCGACCTCGCGGCGTGCACCGGGATCATCGTGGAGGCCGCCCGGACGCACATGAACCGCCAGGCAACGTGA
- a CDS encoding Hsp20/alpha crystallin family protein produces MAIAVRRFSPWSSFNELQRETDQLMRNVLAGAGMFGGTPALASGGQQSGAWMPAVDVLARDKDIVVRAELPGIDPSRDVEISVHDGVLTVRGERRQEEQTKDDRYMRVERRYGSFERTLAIPEGVNPEGIQASYDNGVLEVTIPGAAQESAPRRIPVQVAATAMPAADGHEA; encoded by the coding sequence ATGGCAATTGCAGTGCGGCGGTTCTCCCCCTGGTCCAGCTTCAACGAGCTGCAGCGGGAGACCGACCAGTTGATGCGCAACGTCCTGGCAGGCGCAGGGATGTTCGGTGGGACCCCGGCCCTGGCGTCGGGCGGCCAGCAGTCGGGGGCCTGGATGCCGGCGGTGGACGTGCTCGCTCGGGACAAGGACATCGTGGTGCGGGCCGAACTGCCCGGCATCGACCCCTCCCGGGACGTCGAGATCTCGGTGCACGACGGCGTGCTGACCGTGCGCGGCGAGCGCCGGCAGGAGGAACAGACCAAGGACGACCGCTACATGCGAGTCGAGCGCCGCTACGGATCCTTCGAGCGCACCCTGGCCATCCCCGAGGGCGTGAACCCGGAGGGCATCCAGGCGTCGTACGACAACGGCGTGCTCGAGGTCACCATCCCGGGCGCGGCCCAGGAATCGGCGCCCCGGCGGATCCCGGTGCAGGTTGCCGCCACGGCCATGCCGGCGGCAGACGGGCACGAAGCGTAG
- a CDS encoding BTAD domain-containing putative transcriptional regulator: MQDLRIRLLGDLRVEGLDAAALGSRKARTLVAALALGRSRPVGVDVLVDILWPEGAPADPAHQVAVLVSRLRRVLGAGRLARSGAGYTLACDWVDVVALGDLADEAERRFQAGAFAAARTAAGAALAMVRGPFLAGEADAEWAAAERAAASRAIGRAQRVGASAALAAGEPLVAAELAEQALARDGYDEAALRTLMAALGASGRPASALAAYARFAERLAEDLGTDPGAETSDLHAALLRGTPFDAPQFAGAPAGPTASALPGRAPELAVLDAALARAAGGQARVVVVDGEAGMGKTRLLRTWAALAQAGGAHLAFVTCDELGRTLPLQPVLEAIDLLTAGGRDAPEAAGLGLLLPLLGRSGTGEAATLAALTDPGAGQALLLGALRTAVREVAATAPAVIVLDDAHAADAATLAWVAQVERALADAAVLVVLGVRSGEGFRLDAGTVLRLGPLDRAAVAAIVGAERADAVFGRSAGNPLFAVELAAAPDTGEVPASITEAVSRRCDRLGPAARTLRAAAVLGPEVDLDVLVSVTGGSPVELLDHLEEGVRRGLLEDRGGVFAFRHALIRDALHAAVSPAARSLIHREASRALVSRRLVPPLVLAHHARLGGEAVEASMALVAAATAALDRFDAEAAIAMLDTAISLSDGAAPRVLRARARAVLGRYTDAEEDLAAARTLGAREEADEVEAWVAHFQRQFDRALARADDGAHHGTDPALRSVCLGLGGWVSLARGDLAGAELRLAEAVTEAPDPGLPAVWLGWLRLNQGRPEDTVALTRSALAVSTASLGFPNAYAGMSAAMALAMLGRPDEALRTLDALDADIERMGAWRWAPRARNVRAWVLRSLGEGERADELNAEAIETSQGVAMLESHTHGVLDLADGRLQAGDLAAAHELLDRGVQLAAGEFSFSWRLRLRARLLRARLAMAAGDPHAAAEEAGGLAGDASAQGAVRYEVQAALVAAAAARRAGREVDPQVAAAALQRLPRLAGLEAWRLTAEVADAFGSPGWRGLAARQAEALLARAGPHADRLRSAVAARLG; encoded by the coding sequence ATGCAGGATCTGCGGATCCGGTTGCTCGGCGACCTCCGGGTCGAGGGCCTGGACGCGGCAGCGCTCGGTAGCCGCAAGGCCCGCACCCTCGTGGCGGCGCTGGCCCTGGGCCGCTCCAGGCCGGTCGGCGTCGATGTGCTCGTCGACATCCTGTGGCCCGAGGGCGCGCCGGCCGATCCCGCCCACCAGGTGGCCGTGCTGGTCAGCCGGCTGCGCCGGGTGCTGGGGGCGGGGCGCCTGGCGCGTTCCGGAGCCGGCTACACGCTCGCCTGCGACTGGGTCGATGTCGTGGCTCTGGGCGACCTCGCTGACGAGGCGGAGCGCCGATTCCAGGCCGGGGCCTTCGCCGCCGCCCGCACGGCAGCAGGCGCCGCGCTGGCGATGGTGCGCGGCCCCTTCCTGGCCGGCGAGGCCGACGCCGAGTGGGCGGCAGCGGAACGGGCGGCAGCCAGCCGGGCGATCGGGCGCGCACAGAGAGTGGGCGCCAGTGCCGCCCTTGCCGCCGGGGAGCCGCTGGTCGCCGCCGAGCTGGCCGAGCAGGCCCTCGCCCGCGACGGCTACGACGAGGCGGCGTTGCGCACCCTGATGGCGGCGCTCGGCGCCAGCGGCAGGCCGGCCTCGGCGCTGGCGGCGTACGCCCGGTTCGCCGAGCGTCTCGCCGAGGACCTGGGTACCGACCCCGGTGCGGAGACCTCCGACCTGCACGCAGCCCTCCTGCGGGGGACGCCCTTCGACGCCCCGCAATTCGCCGGAGCGCCGGCCGGCCCGACGGCCAGCGCCCTCCCCGGCCGGGCCCCCGAGCTGGCCGTCCTGGACGCTGCCCTAGCACGCGCCGCCGGGGGGCAGGCCAGGGTGGTGGTCGTCGATGGTGAGGCGGGCATGGGCAAGACCCGGCTGCTCCGCACCTGGGCGGCACTCGCCCAGGCAGGGGGCGCCCACCTAGCGTTCGTGACCTGCGACGAGTTGGGCCGGACCCTGCCCCTGCAACCGGTCCTCGAGGCCATCGACCTCCTGACCGCGGGAGGTCGTGACGCTCCCGAGGCGGCTGGCCTCGGCCTGCTGCTCCCGCTGCTGGGCCGGTCGGGGACGGGCGAGGCCGCGACGCTCGCCGCACTGACCGATCCCGGCGCTGGCCAGGCCCTCCTACTGGGCGCGCTCCGGACTGCCGTGCGGGAAGTGGCCGCAACGGCTCCCGCGGTCATCGTGCTGGACGACGCCCATGCCGCCGACGCCGCCACCCTGGCCTGGGTCGCCCAGGTGGAGCGGGCGCTCGCCGATGCCGCCGTCCTGGTGGTCCTCGGTGTGCGCTCGGGCGAGGGATTCCGGCTCGACGCCGGCACCGTTCTCCGGCTCGGTCCGCTGGACCGCGCCGCAGTGGCTGCCATCGTGGGGGCCGAGCGCGCCGACGCCGTCTTCGGGCGCAGCGCCGGCAACCCGCTCTTCGCTGTCGAGCTGGCGGCTGCCCCGGACACGGGGGAGGTCCCGGCCTCGATCACCGAGGCGGTGTCCCGCCGGTGCGACCGGTTGGGTCCGGCGGCCAGGACCCTGCGGGCGGCGGCCGTGCTCGGGCCCGAGGTCGACCTGGATGTCCTGGTGTCGGTCACCGGCGGCAGCCCCGTGGAGTTGCTCGACCACCTGGAGGAGGGCGTGCGCCGGGGCCTCCTCGAGGACCGGGGCGGGGTGTTCGCCTTCCGCCACGCCCTGATCCGGGATGCCCTCCACGCCGCGGTGTCGCCCGCCGCCCGGTCACTCATCCACCGGGAGGCATCCCGGGCGCTTGTGTCCCGCCGGCTGGTCCCGCCCCTCGTCCTCGCCCACCACGCCCGCCTCGGTGGCGAAGCGGTGGAGGCCTCGATGGCGCTGGTCGCCGCGGCCACCGCGGCTCTGGACCGCTTCGACGCCGAGGCGGCCATCGCCATGCTGGACACCGCCATCTCCCTGTCCGACGGTGCCGCCCCCAGGGTGCTGCGGGCCCGGGCCCGAGCGGTTCTCGGCCGCTACACCGATGCGGAGGAGGACCTCGCCGCGGCCCGGACCCTCGGAGCCCGGGAGGAGGCGGACGAGGTGGAGGCCTGGGTCGCTCACTTCCAGCGCCAGTTCGACCGGGCGCTGGCCCGGGCAGACGACGGCGCCCACCACGGCACCGACCCGGCCCTGCGGTCCGTCTGCCTCGGGCTCGGGGGCTGGGTCTCGCTGGCCCGGGGCGATCTTGCCGGTGCGGAGCTGCGCTTGGCCGAGGCGGTGACCGAGGCACCGGACCCCGGCCTCCCGGCGGTGTGGTTGGGCTGGCTGCGGTTGAACCAGGGCCGGCCCGAGGACACGGTTGCCCTGACCCGCAGCGCCCTGGCCGTGTCCACGGCGTCGCTGGGCTTCCCCAACGCCTACGCCGGCATGTCGGCCGCCATGGCGCTGGCGATGCTGGGTCGTCCCGACGAGGCCCTGCGCACGCTCGACGCGCTCGACGCCGACATCGAGCGGATGGGGGCTTGGCGCTGGGCGCCCCGCGCCCGCAATGTCCGCGCCTGGGTACTGCGCAGCCTGGGCGAGGGGGAGCGGGCCGACGAGCTCAACGCCGAGGCGATCGAGACCTCGCAGGGCGTGGCCATGCTCGAGTCCCACACCCACGGCGTCCTCGACCTGGCGGACGGCCGCCTGCAGGCGGGCGACCTCGCGGCTGCTCACGAGCTCCTGGACCGGGGGGTCCAGCTGGCCGCCGGTGAGTTCTCGTTCTCCTGGCGGTTACGGCTGCGGGCCCGGCTGCTGCGTGCCCGCCTGGCCATGGCCGCCGGCGATCCGCATGCCGCGGCCGAAGAAGCGGGCGGTCTCGCCGGGGATGCCTCGGCCCAAGGAGCCGTCCGCTACGAGGTGCAGGCCGCGCTGGTGGCGGCGGCGGCCGCCCGGCGGGCCGGGCGGGAGGTCGATCCCCAAGTGGCGGCGGCGGCCTTGCAGCGCCTCCCGCGTCTGGCGGGCCTGGAAGCCTGGCGGCTCACCGCCGAGGTCGCCGACGCCTTCGGCTCGCCCGGCTGGCGGGGACTGGCCGCCCGCCAGGCCGAGGCCCTGCTGGCCCGGGCCGGGCCCCACGCCGACCGGCTCCGCAGTGCCGTAGCGGCCCGGCTGGGATAG
- a CDS encoding DUF222 domain-containing protein — protein sequence MPPAEGAAVIAAVQRAETDEPDPATGAFDPPEVRAAEGLVALASTALREDADPDRACVVVHVSVEALVSGRGIGELESGGAIPASVVRRLACDGRIEAVLEMGGAIVHIGAARQAIPPHITRQLKYRDKTCRFPGCGARRHLHGHHLIHSADGGPTKVRNLALLCQRHHTLVHDGGWSVTGNPEPGPGARDQLQFLRPDGTLFVPHTPPGLPAVAGMDLMAALRSRE from the coding sequence CTGCCCCCCGCCGAGGGCGCAGCGGTGATCGCCGCGGTGCAGCGGGCGGAGACCGACGAGCCCGACCCGGCTACCGGTGCGTTCGACCCGCCCGAGGTCCGGGCCGCCGAGGGCCTGGTGGCGCTGGCCTCCACCGCCCTGCGGGAGGACGCCGACCCGGACCGGGCCTGCGTCGTGGTGCACGTCTCGGTGGAGGCCCTGGTGTCGGGCCGGGGCATAGGGGAGCTGGAGAGCGGGGGTGCCATCCCGGCCTCGGTGGTGCGCCGGCTGGCGTGCGACGGGCGGATCGAGGCGGTGCTGGAGATGGGAGGAGCCATCGTGCACATCGGGGCGGCCCGCCAGGCGATCCCGCCCCATATCACCCGTCAGCTCAAGTACCGGGACAAGACCTGCCGGTTCCCGGGCTGCGGCGCCCGCCGCCATCTGCACGGCCACCACCTCATCCACTCCGCCGATGGCGGGCCGACCAAGGTGCGGAATCTGGCCCTCCTGTGCCAACGGCATCACACCCTGGTGCACGACGGGGGCTGGTCGGTGACGGGCAATCCCGAGCCCGGGCCGGGGGCCCGGGACCAGCTGCAGTTCCTGCGGCCGGACGGGACCCTCTTCGTGCCCCACACACCGCCGGGGCTGCCGGCGGTGGCGGGCATGGATCTCATGGCCGCCTTACGGAGCCGGGAGTGA
- a CDS encoding MarR family transcriptional regulator yields the protein MAGLESEARLLGASLGLAGHLEHIARHLDRVRSRALALEGLTPRDVEVLNALGRAGPPYRLSQGQLARSAQLTSGGMTGQADRMELAGWVTRSPDPDDRRGVLICLTEAGQAVLQRSLGTYLGDADRALAVLDTRDRAALAVLLARVVSGLSEEPPPGSRRGGS from the coding sequence ATGGCGGGACTGGAGAGCGAGGCGCGGCTGCTCGGGGCCTCCCTGGGACTGGCCGGGCACCTGGAGCACATTGCCCGCCACCTGGACCGGGTCCGGAGCCGCGCCCTCGCCCTGGAGGGGCTGACCCCGCGGGATGTCGAGGTGCTGAACGCCCTCGGGCGAGCCGGCCCCCCGTACCGCCTCTCGCAGGGGCAGCTGGCGCGCAGCGCCCAGCTCACATCGGGGGGCATGACCGGGCAGGCGGACCGCATGGAACTGGCCGGCTGGGTCACCCGGAGCCCCGATCCCGACGACCGCCGGGGGGTGCTGATCTGCCTCACCGAGGCGGGCCAGGCAGTGCTGCAACGCTCGCTCGGGACCTACCTCGGGGACGCCGACCGGGCGCTGGCGGTGCTGGATACCAGAGACCGGGCCGCGCTGGCCGTGCTGCTGGCCCGGGTGGTCTCCGGCCTCAGCGAGGAGCCGCCCCCCGGGAGCCGTCGCGGGGGCTCATAG
- the glp gene encoding gephyrin-like molybdotransferase Glp, with protein MTVLVPAQELVDRMLATVSPLLPVALPLRAAAGRVAAEPVRAPSRLPRFTNSAMDGFAVRASDLHGSGPVRLRIAGHAWAGEPWGGSVGEGQAVQIATGAALPLGADTVIPVEAVAVEEGWVVVPAGAPPGAHVRRAGEDVTEQDVVVPAGAVLGPGQVAACAALGIRHVVVHPPARVAIVPTGSEVRAAGDALGPGDIHDAVSPALAMLLGEIGAYACPHPPVPDSAPDIMAALGQAALECDLLLTIGGVSAGERDLVRRLNTVGHIDPFQVALRPAKPFAFGKLFDRPLVGLPGNPGAALIAFEVLARPVILRLQGRPALPRPAVRAVLTEPLEGSPDRLRLVAVQVWRDGQGGLLARPVAHQGAGMVAALAAAQGWAYVAPGAGSRPAGDEIDVALLTEPGCQ; from the coding sequence GTGACCGTGCTCGTGCCGGCGCAGGAGCTGGTGGACCGGATGCTGGCCACGGTCTCGCCACTGCTGCCGGTGGCGCTCCCCCTGCGCGCGGCCGCCGGACGGGTGGCCGCCGAGCCCGTCCGGGCCCCGTCCCGGCTCCCCCGCTTCACCAACTCGGCCATGGACGGCTTCGCAGTGCGGGCCAGCGACCTGCACGGCTCCGGCCCGGTCCGCCTGCGCATTGCCGGGCACGCCTGGGCGGGCGAGCCGTGGGGTGGGTCGGTCGGCGAGGGCCAAGCGGTCCAGATCGCCACCGGCGCGGCCCTGCCCCTGGGGGCCGACACCGTCATCCCGGTGGAAGCGGTCGCTGTCGAGGAGGGCTGGGTCGTGGTGCCCGCCGGTGCCCCGCCGGGCGCGCACGTGCGCCGGGCGGGCGAGGACGTGACCGAGCAGGACGTCGTCGTGCCCGCGGGAGCCGTGCTGGGACCGGGCCAGGTGGCGGCGTGCGCCGCGCTGGGCATCCGTCACGTGGTCGTGCACCCGCCCGCCCGGGTGGCGATCGTCCCCACGGGCAGCGAGGTGCGCGCTGCCGGCGACGCGCTTGGCCCCGGAGACATCCACGACGCCGTGTCCCCCGCCCTGGCCATGCTGCTCGGCGAGATCGGCGCCTACGCCTGCCCCCACCCCCCCGTCCCGGACAGCGCCCCGGACATCATGGCCGCCCTCGGCCAGGCCGCCCTCGAATGCGACCTGCTGCTCACCATCGGGGGGGTGTCGGCGGGCGAGCGCGACCTGGTCCGCCGGCTGAACACCGTGGGCCACATCGATCCGTTCCAGGTGGCGCTCCGCCCCGCCAAGCCCTTCGCCTTCGGCAAGCTCTTCGACCGGCCCCTGGTGGGGCTGCCCGGGAACCCGGGGGCGGCGCTCATTGCCTTCGAGGTGCTCGCCCGGCCCGTCATCCTGCGCCTCCAGGGCCGCCCGGCGCTCCCCCGGCCCGCCGTCCGGGCGGTCCTCACCGAGCCCCTCGAAGGGTCGCCCGACCGGCTCCGGCTGGTCGCCGTCCAGGTCTGGCGGGACGGGCAGGGCGGGCTGCTCGCCCGGCCGGTGGCGCACCAGGGTGCCGGCATGGTGGCTGCGCTGGCGGCGGCCCAGGGTTGGGCCTACGTTGCACCCGGAGCCGGCTCCCGGCCGGCGGGCGACGAGATCGACGTGGCCCTGCTGACCGAGCCCGGCTGCCAGTAA
- a CDS encoding DUF222 domain-containing protein, translated as METAMLEAMPAAELAGAISSQHAVVVAAQAELISLIAAFDAREGWRADGAKSMAAWLVAGLHVTYATASEWVGLAAALPGLPALASSLSSGALNLESAAAAAKLVGGDASGAVTDAGVTAEAEALPADFLRTAVRRQEQVAAQESGERPRPGFRGRIRPTAGPPSGAACPPPRAQR; from the coding sequence ATGGAGACTGCGATGCTGGAGGCGATGCCGGCTGCGGAGCTGGCCGGGGCGATTTCCTCGCAGCATGCCGTGGTGGTGGCCGCCCAGGCGGAGCTGATCTCCTTGATCGCTGCGTTCGACGCCCGGGAGGGTTGGCGGGCCGACGGGGCCAAGTCGATGGCCGCCTGGCTGGTCGCCGGCCTGCACGTCACCTACGCCACCGCCTCGGAATGGGTGGGCCTCGCTGCGGCGCTGCCCGGGTTGCCGGCGCTGGCGTCGTCGCTGTCCTCGGGGGCGCTGAACCTGGAATCTGCGGCCGCGGCCGCCAAGCTGGTGGGCGGGGATGCCTCGGGGGCGGTGACCGATGCGGGGGTGACTGCGGAGGCCGAGGCCCTGCCCGCCGACTTCCTGCGCACCGCGGTGCGCCGCCAGGAGCAGGTGGCGGCCCAGGAATCCGGCGAACGGCCCCGGCCAGGTTTTCGTGGTCGCATTCGGCCGACGGCTGGACCACCTTCCGGGGCAGCCTGCCCCCCGCCGAGGGCGCAGCGGTGA
- the tal gene encoding transaldolase, producing MLRTKLQRLYEEQGQSPWLDNLTRPYLLEGTLARMVSDGIRGVTSNPTIFAKAIEGSDAYDEQFGRLIAEGRPVEDAYWEMVLEDINHALRILRPTYDESRGDDGFISVEVAPELARDTEGTIAAARGLHERIAQPNVLVKIPATAEGVPAIKTMVAEGRSINITLIFSLSRYADVIEAYLSGLETFLATGGDPRQVHSVASFFVSRVDTEVDKRLGALGDSGKGLLGKAALAQAQVAYQLFREQFSGERWERLAAAGAHLQRPLWASTSTKNPAYPETLYVDELIGPDTVNTLPEKTITAFEDRGVLARTIDADADGARRALQALADLGIDMEDVAHTLEDQGVDNFHKAFQELLGALRDKSQALARR from the coding sequence ATGCTTCGGACCAAGCTGCAACGGCTGTACGAGGAGCAGGGGCAGAGCCCCTGGTTGGACAACCTCACCCGCCCTTACCTGCTGGAGGGGACCCTGGCCCGGATGGTCTCCGACGGCATCCGGGGCGTGACGTCCAATCCCACGATCTTCGCCAAGGCCATCGAAGGGTCGGACGCCTACGACGAGCAGTTCGGCCGCCTGATCGCCGAGGGCCGCCCCGTGGAGGATGCCTACTGGGAGATGGTGCTGGAGGACATCAACCACGCCCTCCGCATCCTGCGCCCCACCTACGACGAGAGCCGGGGCGACGACGGCTTCATCTCGGTGGAGGTGGCTCCCGAGCTGGCCCGGGACACCGAAGGCACCATTGCGGCCGCCCGAGGCCTCCACGAGCGGATCGCGCAGCCCAACGTGCTGGTCAAGATCCCTGCCACGGCGGAGGGCGTGCCGGCAATCAAGACCATGGTGGCGGAGGGCCGGAGCATCAACATCACGCTGATCTTCTCGCTCAGCCGCTACGCCGACGTCATCGAGGCGTACCTCAGCGGCCTGGAGACTTTCCTGGCCACGGGCGGGGACCCGAGGCAGGTGCACAGCGTGGCGTCGTTTTTCGTCAGCCGCGTGGACACCGAGGTGGACAAGCGGCTGGGAGCCCTGGGCGACTCTGGGAAGGGCCTGCTGGGCAAAGCGGCCTTGGCCCAGGCCCAGGTTGCCTACCAACTCTTCCGCGAGCAGTTCTCCGGGGAGCGCTGGGAGCGCCTGGCCGCGGCCGGGGCGCATCTCCAGCGGCCGCTGTGGGCCTCCACCTCCACCAAGAATCCTGCCTACCCGGAGACCCTGTACGTCGATGAGCTCATCGGCCCGGATACTGTCAATACGTTGCCGGAGAAGACCATCACCGCCTTCGAGGACCGGGGCGTGCTGGCCCGCACCATCGACGCCGACGCCGATGGGGCGCGCCGTGCCCTGCAGGCCCTGGCCGACCTCGGCATCGACATGGAGGACGTGGCCCACACCCTTGAGGATCAGGGAGTGGACAACTTTCACAAGGCCTTCCAAGAGCTGCTGGGCGCCCTGCGGGACAAGAGCCAGGCCCTCGCCCGGCGCTGA